The sequence cttgtgtttcttacAGTTGAACTGCTAACGGCAGTGAGGGAGGAACATACAAACAAGATGATAGTATTAATTTAGTTTAAGCTTTGATTCCAGGCCTTGTGAAAACATATAAATGAGTTACACTGGATTGATAACAGACTTGATGACAGAGTAAAGCATGTGCCTGTGTAAGACAGTCTGGGGTGCTTGCCTTGGCATCATGCAGAAACACAAGATTTTCCTCcgtctctgctctcctgcattAAGGGCTCTGCAGCTCAGACCTTCTGCTAAATTTGATGCTGGTGGAATCAGTGCCAATGAATTCTGGAGTGTGTTTTGAGAATAGTTTTTTGCCTATTAAAACTCCTAGTTCTTCCTGGAGTCTGCATGTACAGGACATGTGAGAGAAAGATTATACCTGACAAGTTTTTATGGCAACATAAACCTTTGAGCTCTTTCTGATAGGCGCATACACAGATGTGTAGCTTAAGACCCTACTGCCTGAGATCAactttgttatttgttttttaacacAATGAGCCTCTCAACACTGCAGAACTTAACCACAGAACCATGACTCGCTTGTTTGTTGAAGTAGCTATATAGAAGAGGTGACAAACACACTCATGATGCTGAAGTATTAAAAGCTAGGTTTACGTGGTGTCCCTAATTAGGAAGTCTAATGCTGTTTTGGTTTCAAGGAATTCCGGGCACCTGTTAAAGTCCTGTTTTCTAAACCTGTATAGTCAAACATCACAGGCCATGCAAAGCACAGTGTGCGGGAACTACCTTTGTAGGCATGAAATAATTTAAGCTCAGCAGTATTTAACCCTGAAAATGAGTTTATATATGTCTGTAAAGTATCGGGAGCTATGTGGATGTTTGTATCCCAACAATACTTAGAAGGACTCCAGTACTGTCATGTGAATGAAGTAGAATAAATGAAATTGAATCATTACTCCTAAAGTatagaagaaaagcatttcagacagttggtttaaaaaagaaaaggtaataaTGGCCTAACGTGTTTTGTGAGTTAGAAGAAATCATGCTCAAAGGAGGACTGACACTTTCAGAGCCGTACCTGTGTCCAAGAAAGGGTCAGAGAAGACAATACTGCTGGTCAGTTTAAGCAGTGCTTTAAATTTTGAAGTAGAATTGCAGTCATCCTATGTTAGTGATTATAGTGCTTAAAATGAGGGCATTTGTGAAAATGTTCTTAAGAACAGTTATTctttaagtattttattataGTGGGATTAGATTACTATGATTTCATGCCACTTAAACTATTTCAACAcattcttgtttttttttccaaaaagttAAGATTACCAAATCACTTTCAATGACAAGTTTGATGAATATTTCTTTGGTAGAAAGTAGAAGAGGTTTCCCTAGTGATAAGCAGAATTCAAGACAATCTATTTGTAGCTCCAGGTTGCTACTCATGTTcacaaaatattcttaaaatattactttataATAATTAACAGGATTAAGTAACAAGTCTTGCCAGAAACAGTATTATGAAACTGGGCAGGCTGCATGATTCCATCTGGCctattaatgtttcttttacagtatttcatcattttccttcctcctcaggccttctgaaaagaaaaatattcataaacTGGGCAAATGAGGAAGTTGATCAAAACTGAAGATTCCACATAAAGCTGCCCTTCCTCCTTTTGATGCAACATTTCTAAGGTCTTAGGAAAAGACTTCAATCAATTATGAGGTAAAGACTTTCGAATATAATACCTCTTTAAGAATAAATAGGGAGTCTACATACCATTTTATATGCCATCTTATAGGTTGCATCctataagaaaaatacatgtcaATGTTTCTTGTTGTTGCTACATACCAAGGAATATCAGGAGCACTCCCACCATAACTTGCAGTGTGAGTGACAGGCTGATAAGAACAATAAGTGGGatatagaaggaaaaagaaggtcCTTGCTCTATCACGGCTTTCAGCTGGGATGCATTGGCCATCAGCAAGGCAATGTCCAACATGCTCTCTGCAGCGCTCTTCTTATTTGCGTAGTGGTTGATATTCATAGGTCCATTTCTTTGAAACCACTGTGATGTTCTGTGCTAGAAttgggagagaggaaaaagattaTTCACATCTCTCTTAATTGGTGTAGTGAGTGAGAGATCACTTGGCACATCAACTAATTTCTGTATTCATACTGATAAGAGCAATGGTGGTACTGAGACTTTCAGTGCATCTTTTTCACTGTTACTGCTGTCCTCCATCTGAGAAGAGAGCAGTAAATAGTGCCTGTACTGCATTTTGCCAGATATACTTTTTCCAGCTTGTAGGATCAGTCTGAAGAGTCAGGATGTTTCTatgctgggaaaaggaaagattgaaaaagctgaaatgcttGCACTGTGAGAAGTTGGGAGGGAAAACCCCCGGCAAAGCAATCAAGCAAACAGTAGATTGTTGTAACTAAGGCGCActtaaaaccataaaaatttattaaaatcacCCTCTGTTATCGCACATCTACATAGTTCCTTAATTACTCATGAATCTTATCTGGGGGATTTTGGTGGAAGTTGGCCACTGTATGAACTTTGCTTGacctctttccctgctgcttaCTCTGCCATGTCCCTGTCCAGTCCCACCCATGCACAGCCAACTGTTTTTCCACTTTAATACCTTATGATTTGTGAGTGCCAAGCACTGCCCAAGCACAAGGgaaacttttttccatttttcacatcaacaggttttcatttttttaaattgtccttcaaacaaacaggaaaataaaacccaactgCGGGGCAAAACCAGAGCTTGTTAACCTGGAAGGATGAACAAAATAAGTGTTTCCTAATAACAATTTACATGACGTTTGACAGCTCGTCTCGCAGAGCTGCCTATTTCTCTATGGATTAGATGCAGCTTAGGGTAACTAGGTTAGGCTTAGCTGCCTAACTCTGTGATGAGGAGAGTAGGTAACCCTCTTTTCTGCAGTCTCTGAACAGGTTAGGAATTTCAttcttgctgctcttccttctaGACTTTATTCCAAAATAATACACAAATATACTGAAAGTAAGCTTATGATAGCTGACTTCTCTAAACCTGCTTCTTAAGAGAACTTTTTTATTGCACAAATATGTTTCCTGCTTGCCAGAAAATACTGTGAGGAAAGTCTCACTTTGAAGGTTAGTTCAAATGCAGAAAACGCCCTTTAATTActctctccagcagcactgagaacTATCAAATTTCCAATTTCAAAGCCAGGTTTGCCACTGTCCAGCCCTAAAAGTGTCCTCTTAAATAGGACAGATATTGATGCATAGACCAAACACATTGCCAGTTTTTCCAGGGCACTCAAATACCAAACTTGACCCATTTTCACCAGACATGTTGTAATCAACCACAGCGTAAATATTTTGCTTGGTGAAAAATGGCATGGGGCAGtagaagacatttttcctatgAAGAGAAGGAAGCCATGTAATCGTAGCTTCACACAGATGGCTTCTTTATTGACACcaagctgctgaagaaactgGCTTTGAGACAGATGCTGACTTCAGTCAGGAAGATCTCAATGCTCATTTGGTTTTGTCTATATCCCACCACCTAAAAATGCAATTTGGCTAGGGAATCTGTCCTACATTTGccactttttctctctccaaggAGAGCCTCCTTGtcccacctccctgccccaTTAAACCACTGTAGCATTTGGatgctttgaaaaaatactgtaattccAGTATACCATCCACCAGAAGCACTAAACCAGGTGTGGATGTTCATTACCttatgaaaagcagcatggaaTATATGCTGGCAGTACTCTAGAAAGATCCAGACtaacatttttcactgtttacTGTACAGTAAAAGGCCAAACACACACAGTTAGCTTTTGGCTACCTAACGCTGGCAGTGTATGACGGGATGGGGAACTTCGTGTGTAACAGCAGAATACAATTTCTAGgcatgaatttaaaagaaactctTCTCAGTAGACTATAGAAGTAAAATGATCTATTTTATCACAAGTTCATAATAAAGGAAGCTTTTTCCTATATCTACTAGCTAATTAACTCCTTCCTGCCAAAAATACTGACGTGGAAATACTTGTTGGGGCTACGAAGCTGCAGTATGCAACACCATCAAAACTACATGGGTAGCTGTGACTTGGTTCTTAATCCTGATGGAAGGGGACTGCAGTGAAAACAGGACAactggtttctttgttttcattggtGTAGGAATGTGATGATGTTTGACATGGTGGTTTGTTGAGTTATTTTAACTTCACAAAAGAGTAAATAATCTGGGCTACATCTTCCTTTCAGCTACCTCTGTGACTACATGATGTAAGACAGTTTCTACATAAAAACCAGAATACGATCTTTCTCCTGGGGAAATGTACTGCTGTACTTCTAGGACCTTGCTGtttgctgattttctgtatGGTCAGGTTGCATGTGGGAATAGCAGGCTATGGCATTTGAATTGCAGTGAAAGCAAAGGGGTTGGGTTACTTCTGAACTCCAATAAAAGGAGAAGACTTTTCAAAGTAGAGTGCTGCTGAAGCAAACTAAGGCAAAACTTCTTATTCCTGGCATGACAACTCAGCTATTTACTATGTTTAGATTCTAAAAACTGGCATTTTGCTCCGTTAAGAGACTTTCAGCTACCACTCCTGAAAGCAGACCAGGTCAGAATCAGAACGAGGCATATGGAGAAGTGAAATGTCAGTTCTACTGTAAGGAGCCTGTGGTCTTGCCTTCTGCCAGGAAAAAGGAACTGTAATCATAGAAACTCCAGAAACAATCATTCCCCATCTCCTGATTGAGAATTGGTACCTCCTGGCTCATGCTGGAAAACcatcaaacaaataaaaatgctttctggaaGCAAGTTGAAGACAACTACCaaaagcactggaacagatgCAGTCAGTCCTACAGCAGCAATTTTTAAGATCTGACTATGTGTTATACAGCAATATAcagacagggaaagaaagaaaagctgttgcCTTAACCTCAGGATAATTACAGTCATGTACAACAGAAATTATATGGGAACTATGTTACACagctttatgtttttttcagggAGATTCTAAGCATGTAGCTAACATATGCAGCCCACAGCATCCAATGACACTTCCCATGCTGTTACCATCTGCAGAGGGAAAGTGCAGCTTCTGAAGACTTTCTAGGATGCATGTAAAGTAAAGCTTTCCCTGCAGGTGTCACTTGGCAAGAGAAATGTACTCCACACAACCTGCCCTAGCCTCAATGTAATCAAAACACCTCATTACACACTTTCACTATTCAAATTGTCTGGTACAAACAAGCTGATCCCTTCAGCTGGCATCACCAAATGAGTCTTAGGAAAAACAGCATGTATTTTTACATGTGTGTGCGTAACAGCCAGGTGTAGGTGGaactgctgtattttcctttccctgccagTAACAGCCTGCCCTCAGGTCTCAACTGCCAGCAAAGCATCAACCCCTGAGCAGAACTGCCTGCCGCACAATTATGAAAAGGAGGGGGTTGAAAAGCCTCTTGCTCTGTCTGTGACTGGAACAACCTCCTGTGGAACTGCTGATTTTCACAGTCAGATGATGCTGTCCCCATGGACGGTACCACTCTGGtcctcacacagcagcagggtCTGTTTGCTTcgccagagcagagctgtttgcAAGGAAAAAGCTAAGATGCTGCATCAGAAGCTGGCACTTTTTTTCTTCCGTAAGACCAATCCTTCACACCAGGATTGAATTGTACTGGATACACAATCTCACTGTGTTGGTATggaatttgctgctgctttacttCACTTGTCATTTCAACAGTAGACCCAGAAGAACCGAGTccctttgaaatacagaaaggatttattcattatatttattaaaaaataaataaaagtg comes from Strigops habroptila isolate Jane chromosome 11, bStrHab1.2.pri, whole genome shotgun sequence and encodes:
- the NINJ1 gene encoding ninjurin-1 — translated: MDSGSETHELNGLAEGAEPALSERHRTSQWFQRNGPMNINHYANKKSAAESMLDIALLMANASQLKAVIEQGPSFSFYIPLIVLISLSLTLQVMVGVLLIFLVKYDLNNPAKHGKLNFLNNLATGLVFIIVVVNIFITAFGVQKPVAESASRQ